In Drosophila miranda strain MSH22 chromosome XR, D.miranda_PacBio2.1, whole genome shotgun sequence, the genomic window TTTCGAACTGACGACGCCGGAGACTCTGATTCCTGTCACGCCTTTCGGCCACCAGTTTGTATATATTAAGCTTGATGTTCTCGGGCAACTGGTTGTCACGCGGATCGTTGGGTCGAAATGCGAACTGCAGCTTGTCGCGAGAGGTGCTCAACAAGGCACTCCGCTTGCAAAGCTGGATCAGATGGGCAGGCGCATTCCTTAATAGTCGCGAAAAGAAGAGACTCTCTAAGCGCGACACAAGTTCTGCCTGTCTCACCTGGCGGTCCAGTGAGGCACTGACTTGCAGTCCTTGGATGTCACTGACAGCCAAGCCCACCATCAAATTGGTTAGAATCACAGTGACCAGCAGGACAAAGGATAAGAAGATTATGTGGGCGGTGACGGGGAACTTTACGGCGTAGTCCCCGTAGAAAATGTCTTCAAACTCCAGCTCGCCGGACATCATAGTAATAGTCTTCAGAAATGACCATGTTATGTTCTCAAAGGCTGGGTAATCATTGAAGAGCACAGCGAAGCTTAGCCCGAAGGCCACAAACAGGCATATGTAGGCCAACATAAATTTCCCAAAGTTGACAGCCACTAATGTGAGTATATAAATGAGTTAATGAGTTCCAATAGTGCAGCTTAAAGGAAAATATTTTGGGTACAGTACAGACCTTTGGTAAACATTTGAACGTAAATTCCAAATATGGGAAAGCGACCAACCAACATCATCAGCTCCAGCCAGACTAGGAGGATGACCACTGCGGCCACATGGTGCTGCCATATAGGGACCGCCCTCAAGTCACCAGTACGCACGATCTCCGGGGACTGGGGGGAGGAGATAAGTGGGCGGTTGATGGTTAAAACGATTGGCTAGGGAGTTAGTTCCGACGAACACGTACCACACAGAGAAACACTCCAAAGACAATTGACCACTGAAGCCAGTTTTCCCAGTATTTCGCATACCCGTGGAGGCCGTGCGCCATCTGAAACAACTCCTTTCCGAGCAGAATGCAATTTAGTACGATTACAAAGTAGCAACTTGTGGAAATATAGCCTGGAGCTATGCAAGTCGCCCCGTCCTTGCAGGAGCGTGCAAACACTCCAATCACGTACAGGGTGAACAGAAGCACGAAGATGGTGTGATAGGCAAGACTCATTAGAAAGAACTTGCGAATGCGGCGCCACTTGAGGAAAAGGAACGTCTCGCAGAGTGGATGCATCAATATGCGCTTTTGCCCGACCTCTATCAGCGCGAGCAGCATCTCCGTCTCGCCGCGCTCCATCGATCGGCTGGGAACCAAGGGCTGAAAGTCAAGATAGATCTGGCAGTCCACATTGCCAAGCTCGTGATCGTAGGCCTTGATCGAAGAGCTAAATTTGTTCATTAGTTTCGGAATTATTTCGGGAGTGCGTCGCACTATGAACGACAGCGCTGAGACACGTCCATCGGTGCGGGCGGTCACATCGGCTCCGTGTTCTGTTGAAAGAAAACTGCATCAGTTTGCGCCCAACTTTTGTACCATGTATCGTTCCATTTCTGGGAGACGATAATTCAAATTGCCACTTGCCAATCAACGCAAAGACACAGTTGCTGTACTCATTGAACGCTGCAGCGTGAAGTGGGGTGAATCCGAAATGGTCAGCCTGCAAAGTCGTGGGGTCATCGTCAGGGATTGGATTGATGAATTCGGGGAATATTCGTTACCGTTACCCACCTTATTAACGTCCGCACCCGCGGTCAATAAAGCGTAGCAGCAGTCCAGGCAATCGGACTTTTTCACGATGGCTGCGTGAAGAGCCGTTCTGCCCTCACGGTAAGTGGCATTCACATTCGCGCCGTATGATATAAGCAGATGGACAGTAGCGATCGACTGCGTGAGACAGGCTATATGTAGTGGCGTTTGTTGGCTGGCATTTCGGCAGTCGACATCTGCTTTGTGTTCCAAGAGAAGTCGCGCGCAGTCGACGTAGTCGTTCTCTGCAGCtgtaatttaaaaaaatggATACACCATCCAATTATACCTCTTGGATGTCTCTGGGGGCCAGATTGCTTACCCAAGTGCAACGCCGTGACTTTTCCTTCATAGAACTGCGAGCGAACATCGGCATGGTGGCTGAGGAGTAATTGAACGCACTTGGTGAAACCTAATGCACTGGCCGTATGCAGGGGTGTCTCGGTGTACACCTGAGGGGTGTTCGGATCCGCTCCATACTTGAGTAAAATTTCGACGCAGTCTACGGCGTTCCCATCTATGGCGTAGTGCAAGGCAGATAGTTTCTCGATGCCGATGTTGATGTTCGCCTTTCGACGCAGCAGTAGGAGAATGCACTCAACGCTCTTGGAACTGAGGCGAGAACATTTTAGTTACATACATGAGTACACACTCTGTGGCTGGAGGTTAGTATTTGGTGCGTAGTGGATGCATGGATGCATGGATGCATTTGGATGGAGAATATTTTTGTCGTTAGACCAGCCCACGCATGAGAAATACTCACACATTAGACCTCCCCGCCTCTTTCACCGCAACTCACCTGGCAGCGCAATGCAGCGGCGTAACCTCCTTTCTGGCATCCCATCGATTCGGCTCGGAGCCGCGATCGAGCAGTACCTTCGCAATCGGAGCATTTCCTCGAAAGCAGGCAAAGTGCAGGGGTGTACGACCCCTGTTGTCGGTGGCATTCGGGTCGGCATTGTAGTGGTTCAGCAGATACACAATGTTCTCCACACTCCCGTATATTGAACAGCAAATCAGAGCCAGATTGCATTCGCTGGAGTCGGGAATCAGTTCTGGGATGCGATGGGAGGGGAAGACGTCAGACTAAGATTGGTAGTGCCACGGGTTTTCCCACTTACCAAAAATGCATCCCGTCTTTACCATATCCAAGACGTGCTTGGCATTAGGCATTGCACACAATGTACGCTCAATTTCTTGCGGGCGCCACAAGTTCTGGGTTTGTTGCTGGCGGTCGAAAATCTTCTGCGCCTCTTTGCTGAAGTCCGCATCAAAGTTGGCTTCACTCGAAACGCTGCTTTTGTCGAAGAGCAGGTCAGCGTCCTGGTCGGCCGCCTGATCGCTCTCCGAGTTCCATTTAAGATCATTTTCCtgccaaaacaaacaaaccaatTAACGGATGTTTGAGGCACAGATGAGTACTTTTCTGATGAGAGGAGGGAtgggcatggcatggcatgtcCGCATCACTTACGATTATCGAGAAGCGCACGTTCTCCATTTTTCTCGGGCCCACTTCTGTCAGTTGTTATTTGTTTATACTCTTGCGGCCAGGCCAATACAATAATAAACGTTCGCTTTCGACTGACCGACCGACCAAACGAGAGGCTGGCTCCAGCTGTCGGCAATTTGGTGTTCTTGCTGCCGCTCCCTGTACGCCTCGTGGGGTCATCTATTTATTCTTGCGAATGAATAAATCGGCAATTAATCAGAGCACGCAACTAATTATACCCTTGCCATCTTTTCTGACCCTTATTGGCAAGATCTTGTAGGCCAGCAGGAATATTGTTGTACACAGGCGTCGGTGGGTGCCTCTTCTGTGATGCGATCAAGCGAGGGCGTGAAGcaattttgtttatttgaaaCTTTTCAAAATATCCAACTGTTCCCTCGCACCACTGGCAATGTGTGCTAATTTTTCACATTCACGGGCGTGCCTTTGTTTTTCGTATAGATTTCTTTTTCCGTGACCGGCGCCAGCGAGGTGCGAAAGTGTAGTGAACGTTCGTTTCGAGACTCCAATTGCCATCCAGCCTCTCATGTACTCATGTTCTCGTGCATATATCTTTACGTGAGTACGAATGAATCTTTGCTGATATacaaatatacaaatatatatgtatgcaacTTTACACCGATCGCAGCCAGCTCTAGCATATTTTCGAAAAAGATGTTTAACACGAGTTGAGTCCATCAATTCAAGCCGCGCCATGGCTTTTGAAAACGATAGTTCTCCAAACCTTACTATCGCTAAAAAGTAGATACAGCCCTGCCCAGGTATGCTTTTCGATACCTACAAAATGCAACCCAGAGCCCCGATATTTTAGAAATGTCTGCCTTGCCTCGCGAAATTTTGGGGTGCAATTTTTAAAACTAATTTCCCGACGTTTCCCTGATTCACGGAAAATCAGGTTTATATCCGTGCTTCCTACCGGCAAATAGGTTCCTTTAAAGTCGCTTTTAACCCTCCAAGCCAAAGGCCCTGCTGGAAAATGGATCCCATCCCAGGTACTACCAACGCCGACGTCGCGTAGCAATACGTTTCGCTGCTGCGAGCAAAACTATAAAATGGTTGCTGCGCAGCTCGCTCGTTACAGTTATCTGGTGTGCGTTGCAGCGATACGTCATAGTCGTGTTCGAAAAGTAGGCAGCAGTaaaggtgtgtgtgtgtgtgtgtataccaaatttATTTCTTGAATCACCTGAATATACAAATTGAAAAAGTATCAAAATGGTTGCATACTACGACGAATGCGACGCCGCAGAAAATCCCAAAACATTAACAGATTGGGTGCGTAATTTTCGTTTAAAACGCGTCCAAATGCGTCGCAAATTAAGAGGTGCTGGCAGCGACCTGCGCGTGAACGCCATTTTGTCTACGGCTCTACTCCACGCCGAGCACGAACTGCGTAGAAAGCAGCAGGAAAGATTTAGTCGCTGGCTAGATATCCAAACCAAGTTTGTGCCACATGGTAAAACGCATTGTGGTAGTGACGCTGAAGCTGAAGCCAATGCCAAAATAGgggcagaagcagaagagtGCGAACGACGCGAAATCGAAAATAATTTGTGGAGGGGTGAGCTAAGTGGCCTCGACAATTTTATGCGCAGCCTTAGTAGCACCAGCCACAACGCCAGCAACAACGGAACCCGTAGCAGCAGCTACAGGAAAAACAACAACCAACACAACTGCGCTGCCATTGCCGTGAGCAGTTAGAAAGAGACAAATATAGTCGGCCATGTTTTGTGTGTATACATGAAATGGAAGAGGAGAACAGCACCATGTTCGAGATTCATCTGTCGAAATATTTTTTCCTCTGTCGCTTTAGATATACATATTTGTTCATTTGTTAAATTAGTTTTATTACGACAACCCAATTTCTCATTTGCAGTCGCAATCATGTGCAAGGCTGTTATAGATTGTAATGAAATAATGAAGGATTGGAAGAGTGTGAGAAGACGATGAGCAAACGGCCTTCAATTCATTGAAATGGTGTGAGTCATTGGCGCTGCTTCATGAAATCCATGCTGAACGCCACCAGAAAGAGGCTTTGGTTCAGGATTCACACTCGGTTTGTAAATCAGTATACTATTACCACCTATTTAAGTTATGTAGCTTCATACTTTCGAACGACAATGAGAGGGGCGTGAACATCGCAGTATATCGCGAACATCTCGATAGGCGACATTTTTCCTAACAACATGAAAAAGACAAAGAAACTCGCACACGCAATCGCGCTACatacacacgcacgcacacaaacGTTTCCTTTATTGTGTGCGTATACCTGTGAATTTTCTGTACACCATTTCTTTTGTCCGATTGTGGCTTTGAATAATGGCCAGCAACGTCATCTCTAAGAAAGAAAAGTCAACGTTAAAGCTGATTCATATTGAATCTGTggcgagaaaacaaaaaagttAGACACACGTGAAACAACAACTTtaatttatatatgtacatatagtaAGCAAACAGAACTGATATTTgataaattataaaataaaaCTATTGTATTACAAATCAATCAATTTTAAAATCAATCTTGCCTTTATTATTCACTCAAATTTGTCGATAAGCAAACCCCTTTCCTCTCTCCCGTTTGTCATAAACCTCTGTCTATAATCGATTTTGTTTTCCAGTTTCCTGCTCCTCGATACGTTAATGGCAACGATGAGGAGGAATGGAATACTTGAACAAGCAACCACAACGTCAACAGCCTGAAGCTGAAACCGAAACCCAAACGAAATGCCTTAAAATGGCTTATAAAGAAGTTACGTCGATCGACGATGGTTTGTTATTGAGTTACTGAGTGAGTCTTCACGTCTGTCCGTGTCTTCCCCAACCTCAACGCTTGGCAGCGAGTTCCGTAAACCAGCCGATGGCCGATTCTACACAGATCGCCGGAGCAGCGAGcagcgagcagcagcagcagcagcaaacaccACCGAGTCTCCCCTGCATGACATGCCAATGCCACAGGCAGCTGACAAAGAACAATGGGGACAAGGCGGAATTGCgagcggcagcagctccagctcaTCAGCTTACGTGTGATTGAAGCTCTCGTGCCCATGTCGGTGCTGAATTCACCAGCTACCACGACATTTCTACATAGAACGCTTCGCAGTTGCTGACCACACCACCCACCCATCCACACAGATACACGGTATTTGGTATATCAGCTGCGAACGAAAAATATTGCTTTTTGAACAGATTTACAGCGAAAAAGCACCAAGGAGTAACAATCATCCAGAAACTAAACTCCCACTGTCTTCGAACCCTGCAAACCCGACGCATCGGAACTACGCCGCAATCTCTAAATTTCAGCCATCTAAAATACATCGCCGTCTTCGGATCTCGAGGGACAGGGACTTCAGTTGAATTCTCGCATGTAAGCCGTATGGGATTTTTCTTGTGATTAACACTTGAATTGCAGCCATCAGTATTAGCCAAGCTGTCGCCCATATTCACATTCTTAGTGTATGCTGTGGTACTCTGCACGCTCAGCCCGTCCTGTTTCACTTGGGGAGTTTGCGTAATCTCTTAGGAGTAGAGTGTGAATATCGTTGGATCTCTGCTCTTTTACCCAATGATTTTGCAGATAAGATTTGGACCCTAGCCTGTCGTACCCGATACTCTGTACTTTCCTAACCATTGGGCTATTGTAAGGCCGATTTTAATATTTGTAGCGATGCGTCACAGTCGAACTGTTCCTGTGAGTGTCTGGTGCCAGCAAAGTTTCTTCTCCATTCGCGCTCCAAATGTTGGACATCTTTGAGAGGAGAGCGGCTGCCAACCAGCTAAGAAATAGTATCTTTGTCatacacaacacacacacacacacacacgcacacacgtaACTCAGTTTGTAGTCTGGGAACAAGCATCACTTTTCGTTTACTTTTGCAGCAATGTGGCGCAGTTGAGCGGTACCTGCGTGCATGTGCTGTGCATGGAGCGTGTGGGGACGAGGATGCGATAATTTGAATTGGTTTCTTGAATGTCACAAGTCTACGACCTCCGGCAGCAGCAGTCGATGGGATAAATAACAAAGCGTAACTGGTCTTTGAACGAAATTCGAACAAAATGCTTCTTTTGTTTCAAATTCTCTTTTAGCACATATGCATGTAGCTTTTATGAGCCAGATCATACAGCTCAACCAACAACTAAAAAAGGTAGCTGGGAAAACGGACCCCCTCTCCTTACGACACGGACATGATTCTACTTCCGCTTCTACGATTGGTATGGGCACCCATGTTCTCGGATATTTCGTTCTTCTTGTAAATTTGCATAGATACATAACCCTATACCGAATCATTCTGAAACTGAAGAATTCGTCGTATGGACGGACAGGAGTCGTTTCGCAATCGCTTATCCTATCCGATGTGGTGGAAGATCCAGACACAAGACTCCAGACATCAGACACCAGACAGTTACAAAAGCTAAGACATTGCAATCGAAATCATTTCTTTCATATTTTGTAGAAATATGCCGCAGTTGAACAGTGCCTGCGCATATTGTGGTGTGGACTGTCCGAAAAAGGACTAGATGCAAGGAAATTTCGTTCAAGTCTGCGAGGGGTGGTCCGCCCAGCGTCCGCCCAATGTAAATCATTTGAAGTGTGGAACAAAATCATTCTTTATTTTTGTAGAGTTGTGGTTGCAGTAGACCGTGCCTGCCCACGTCTACAACTACTCGTTCGTATTGTACAATCGAAAAAGCATAGCCTGGGAATTGCCATCGAAATCAAGAAGGAGCAATCGACAGCTTCAGACAGAGCCATATGTATACTGGCTGTATACTGGATTgtcagtcacagtcacagttaCAGTCACGTTACACCCGTCACACAGCGTTGGGAGCCCAGGAGAATAAGCGTTTTTACTAAAGTTCCCCTTTCTTCTTTCCCACTGAAAAGCGCCTCATATTAATGTATTCATTACAGTGCTGATACCAATCAAAAAATCGCAATGGTCGTGGGatgatccgatccgatcacACAGTTAAACTTACACGTGCACTTTCGCCTGTTCTGATTACCTACCGTGTACATGTAGCAAAATTTCTTGAGGCAATGGGAATCAAATGCCAACTTGAAAGCAATAACACCAACACTTAATCGACCGCAATCCAACATCCATACAAC contains:
- the LOC108165588 gene encoding transient receptor potential channel pyrexia, producing MENVRFSIIENDLKWNSESDQAADQDADLLFDKSSVSSEANFDADFSKEAQKIFDRQQQTQNLWRPQEIERTLCAMPNAKHVLDMVKTGCIFELIPDSSECNLALICCSIYGSVENIVYLLNHYNADPNATDNRGRTPLHFACFRGNAPIAKVLLDRGSEPNRWDARKEVTPLHCAASSKSVECILLLLRRKANINIGIEKLSALHYAIDGNAVDCVEILLKYGADPNTPQVYTETPLHTASALGFTKCVQLLLSHHADVRSQFYEGKVTALHLAAENDYVDCARLLLEHKADVDCRNASQQTPLHIACLTQSIATVHLLISYGANVNATYREGRTALHAAIVKKSDCLDCCYALLTAGADVNKADHFGFTPLHAAAFNEYSNCVFALIEHGADVTARTDGRVSALSFIVRRTPEIIPKLMNKFSSSIKAYDHELGNVDCQIYLDFQPLVPSRSMERGETEMLLALIEVGQKRILMHPLCETFLFLKWRRIRKFFLMSLAYHTIFVLLFTLYVIGVFARSCKDGATCIAPGYISTSCYFVIVLNCILLGKELFQMAHGLHGYAKYWENWLQWSIVFGVFLCVSPEIVRTGDLRAVPIWQHHVAAVVILLVWLELMMLVGRFPIFGIYVQMFTKVAVNFGKFMLAYICLFVAFGLSFAVLFNDYPAFENITWSFLKTITMMSGELEFEDIFYGDYAVKFPVTAHIIFLSFVLLVTVILTNLMVGLAVSDIQGLQVSASLDRQVRQAELVSRLESLFFSRLLRNAPAHLIQLCKRSALLSTSRDKLQFAFRPNDPRDNQLPENIKLNIYKLVAERRDRNQSLRRRQFESNYNIFSRSLQRQQQCPQPQRDAADTTQNKPSQQFSHMNELLRPRSATNVPQQLRQEHEVTVNLKNHTNALSDLRIEVQALKAQLGDLMTKFEQFSENATRKLNYSADELCRMRQSQSTSTDPHCQSRHYHR
- the LOC108165593 gene encoding uncharacterized protein LOC108165593; translation: MVAYYDECDAAENPKTLTDWVRNFRLKRVQMRRKLRGAGSDLRVNAILSTALLHAEHELRRKQQERFSRWLDIQTKFVPHGKTHCGSDAEAEANAKIGAEAEECERREIENNLWRGELSGLDNFMRSLSSTSHNASNNGTRSSSYRKNNNQHNCAAIAVSS